The following coding sequences are from one Gemmatimonadota bacterium window:
- a CDS encoding TonB family protein encodes MDALIRLAEAWWPLYAVHFVEVSLFILLVWAVDRWMSLDTRLRYVLYLLALAKVFVPPFYAIPLPEFLTVSNDVPIGPVYVEVVSGYEVVAPVQVAPLPLAFYLFCLWGVSVAVWAGVTLWKNAAFHRALSVAVPVDLAREVESLDEAQDVKVYAKASLRSPLLVGIVKPRLYLPSHWSSWSPEELRGVVAHELAHRDNRDIWVLIFQAIAMMLFCINPLVWLLNRRLNFLRELRCDEAVLRETNLTPAEYGRLLFGFVDRRPAPSALYFNERGTALKKRLEHVLNFKEGNVKRSKSQLAISIFIGLAIVPFSIREAYTLPPPIVSKGEPTPASVDSVEVMELDEFGEKPAIWREAIPVDDVIPVFPEEDIGDQDVWAKADEGEQKAKKMPDPLLKKEIFERIPKQQPSSPTSGPDDSREKDTEMLQTAMVDSLSISADASEVLDFYMVETMPEVLHDVDPVYPEIAKNAGLNNRVFLKFMVNVDGSVSNVSVLRGVNIFRQPAIDALSQWRFEPAKHKGKAVPVWMMQSIAFREPQPTPPAFGNADTSGVLKKTRSKKDHIPYLLSRLNIPYEVKKKETESQLNVWLMLDILF; translated from the coding sequence ATGGATGCGTTGATCCGTTTGGCCGAGGCGTGGTGGCCGCTCTATGCGGTGCATTTTGTCGAAGTGTCGCTATTCATTTTGCTGGTATGGGCAGTGGATCGCTGGATGTCGCTGGATACGCGGTTGCGGTATGTCCTCTATTTGCTGGCATTAGCAAAGGTGTTTGTACCGCCTTTTTACGCGATTCCGCTGCCCGAGTTTTTGACAGTATCCAATGATGTGCCGATTGGACCGGTTTATGTTGAGGTGGTTTCTGGATATGAGGTTGTTGCACCCGTGCAGGTTGCACCGCTCCCACTGGCGTTTTATCTATTTTGCCTGTGGGGTGTTTCGGTTGCGGTATGGGCGGGTGTGACGTTGTGGAAGAATGCGGCGTTTCACCGCGCGCTCAGTGTGGCAGTGCCGGTTGATCTGGCGAGGGAGGTGGAATCGCTGGACGAGGCGCAGGATGTGAAGGTTTATGCCAAAGCCAGTCTGCGTTCTCCGCTTTTGGTCGGTATTGTAAAACCGAGATTGTATTTGCCATCGCATTGGTCGTCCTGGTCGCCCGAGGAGTTACGCGGCGTTGTTGCACACGAGTTGGCGCATCGCGATAATCGCGATATCTGGGTGCTGATTTTCCAGGCGATTGCAATGATGCTGTTTTGCATAAATCCGCTGGTCTGGCTGCTGAACCGAAGGCTGAATTTTTTGCGAGAGTTGCGCTGTGACGAGGCGGTGTTGCGCGAGACGAATCTGACGCCTGCTGAATACGGGCGGCTGTTGTTCGGTTTTGTCGATAGACGCCCTGCGCCGAGTGCGCTGTATTTCAACGAGCGAGGAACTGCGCTCAAGAAACGCCTGGAGCATGTCCTTAATTTCAAGGAGGGCAATGTAAAACGGTCCAAATCGCAGTTGGCAATTTCCATTTTCATAGGTCTGGCGATTGTGCCCTTTTCGATCCGAGAAGCCTATACGCTCCCTCCCCCAATAGTCTCAAAAGGGGAACCGACGCCTGCGTCTGTGGATAGTGTTGAGGTTATGGAATTGGATGAGTTTGGGGAAAAGCCCGCAATTTGGCGAGAGGCCATTCCTGTAGATGATGTTATACCTGTGTTTCCAGAGGAGGATATCGGAGATCAGGATGTATGGGCAAAAGCGGACGAGGGGGAACAAAAAGCGAAAAAAATGCCCGATCCCCTTTTGAAAAAAGAAATATTCGAACGCATACCGAAACAACAGCCTTCGTCTCCCACATCTGGTCCTGATGACAGTCGTGAGAAGGACACGGAGATGCTTCAGACGGCTATGGTAGATTCACTGTCTATATCTGCTGATGCGAGTGAGGTTCTCGATTTTTATATGGTTGAGACAATGCCCGAAGTCCTGCACGATGTTGATCCTGTATATCCCGAGATAGCCAAAAATGCGGGTCTCAATAACAGAGTCTTTTTGAAATTCATGGTCAATGTGGATGGCTCGGTGAGTAATGTGAGCGTTTTGAGAGGCGTGAATATCTTTCGCCAGCCCGCGATAGACGCGCTATCCCAATGGCGGTTCGAGCCAGCGAAGCACAAGGGCAAAGCCGTTCCCGTGTGGATGATGCAATCAATCGCGTTTAGAGAGCCACAGCCCACGCCACCTGCATTTGGCAATGCTGACACCAGTGGGGTTTTGAAAAAAACGAGGTCGAAGAAAGACCACATCCCATACCTGTTGTCACGCCTGAATATCCCCTATGAGGTGAAAAAGAAAGAAACAGAGAGCCAATTGAATGTGTGGTTGATGCTCGATATACTCTTTTAG
- a CDS encoding BlaI/MecI/CopY family transcriptional regulator, which produces MAAKKRLAEAEWEVMDGVWHLGRQVTVRDVVDYLYSNGEKAYTTVQTIMNILFKKGVLNRQKIGPVNVYTPALSREDVAQDETRTLVSRMFEGSFGALATYLVDSGELSRKELDELRALIEAKEKGGA; this is translated from the coding sequence ATGGCTGCGAAGAAACGGCTGGCTGAGGCCGAGTGGGAAGTGATGGATGGCGTGTGGCATCTCGGCCGTCAGGTTACGGTGCGCGATGTTGTCGATTACCTTTATTCCAATGGTGAGAAGGCTTATACGACGGTGCAGACGATTATGAATATTCTATTTAAAAAAGGTGTGCTCAATCGGCAGAAGATCGGTCCGGTGAATGTGTACACGCCGGCTCTATCCCGGGAAGATGTGGCGCAGGACGAGACGCGCACGCTGGTGTCGCGCATGTTCGAGGGTTCTTTTGGGGCACTGGCAACATATCTCGTGGATTCGGGGGAGCTTTCGCGAAAGGAACTGGATGAGTTGCGTGCGCTGATTGAGGCGAAGGAGAAGGGAGGCGCGTAA
- a CDS encoding ABC transporter ATP-binding protein, whose protein sequence is MLTGLSYYLATDTGKIVLAKLLEKKWRVVLTLLTMLIAVVPALFVPVIYRILIDQAIPDRDMQLSVYCILGVVLIPLLGLAITYGHEYLRVWIGEQVSRGLRKSAFEHVIRARVEDLQEIPTADLSYRINIESAKIGEMFISQRVLPLAHSGINLLGILGMMLWMDYRLTAVAMVAVPVTFAITRKLTRKSESLDRPFSDHVERGNRFLQETFAGIKTVRSLSGESRERRFWQDWLRQHKTLKLKTIAFHHIVVAFPNEVINSVVIGILFGFGAFGIMNGSMSIGTLVAFMAYVPRAYAALKGAFSVYVDLHRVKISFDKLNDVLKMRREETIADRSGAVLDAGGGVHIAFRNVSFGYNRGFAIKNMTFEIKEGEFIGIVGPSGGGKSTIFDLLLRFYEPDSGKIMLGELEISKLPLEYVRDHLCLIPQDPFLWNTTIGRNILYPMELNGATYDVMTKASGQAQIHRDILEFPDQYETIVGENGQSLSGGERQRIAIARAFVRRPNVLLIDEGTASLDALTEASVKTALEQLRKGKTTLVIAHRLSTILDADRILVVGKNGELVEEGTVSQLIDQRGLFSEMYKAQYDERFFEIRERSNCIYPSLQ, encoded by the coding sequence ATGCTAACAGGACTCTCATATTACTTAGCTACAGACACAGGGAAGATTGTTCTGGCGAAGCTCTTAGAAAAAAAGTGGCGCGTAGTTTTGACCCTCTTAACAATGCTAATCGCTGTGGTGCCCGCTCTGTTTGTTCCCGTCATCTATAGGATCCTGATTGATCAAGCGATTCCAGATAGAGATATGCAACTCAGTGTCTATTGCATTTTGGGGGTCGTGCTGATCCCACTTTTGGGCTTGGCAATAACTTATGGGCATGAGTATCTCCGTGTCTGGATTGGGGAACAGGTATCAAGAGGATTAAGGAAGTCTGCTTTTGAGCACGTTATCCGTGCAAGAGTTGAAGATCTGCAGGAGATACCGACCGCTGACCTCAGTTATCGGATAAATATTGAGTCAGCGAAAATAGGTGAGATGTTTATTTCTCAACGTGTCTTGCCACTCGCACATAGCGGGATAAATCTGCTAGGTATTTTGGGAATGATGCTCTGGATGGATTACAGGCTGACCGCTGTCGCAATGGTTGCAGTTCCGGTTACATTTGCAATCACCCGGAAGCTTACCAGAAAGTCCGAATCTTTGGATAGACCTTTTTCAGATCACGTAGAGAGGGGAAACAGATTTCTCCAGGAGACATTTGCTGGCATCAAGACAGTGCGATCTCTTTCCGGCGAATCTCGAGAAAGACGCTTCTGGCAAGATTGGCTGCGACAGCACAAGACCCTGAAGCTCAAAACGATTGCTTTTCATCACATTGTTGTTGCCTTTCCCAATGAGGTTATAAATAGCGTCGTTATCGGGATTCTTTTCGGTTTTGGGGCATTCGGAATCATGAATGGCAGTATGTCGATAGGGACATTGGTTGCATTTATGGCGTACGTTCCCAGAGCGTATGCCGCTCTGAAAGGTGCTTTCTCTGTCTATGTAGATCTACATAGAGTCAAGATTTCTTTTGACAAGCTCAATGATGTGCTGAAGATGAGAAGGGAGGAGACAATTGCTGATCGCTCTGGTGCGGTACTTGACGCCGGTGGGGGGGTGCATATTGCTTTCAGGAATGTCTCATTTGGATACAATCGCGGATTCGCAATCAAGAATATGACTTTTGAAATAAAGGAGGGAGAATTCATTGGCATCGTCGGTCCCAGCGGGGGAGGAAAGAGCACAATTTTTGATTTGCTTCTGCGGTTCTACGAACCTGATTCAGGAAAGATCATGCTTGGTGAACTTGAGATTTCTAAGCTGCCTCTTGAGTACGTGCGGGACCATCTATGTCTTATCCCGCAAGATCCGTTTCTCTGGAATACAACTATTGGAAGAAATATTCTATACCCAATGGAACTCAATGGTGCGACTTATGATGTAATGACGAAGGCTTCAGGGCAGGCGCAAATACATCGTGATATTTTGGAATTCCCGGATCAATACGAGACAATTGTTGGGGAAAATGGGCAATCTCTGTCGGGCGGCGAGCGGCAAAGAATCGCGATTGCGCGTGCATTTGTCCGAAGGCCCAATGTGCTGTTGATAGATGAAGGGACAGCATCTTTGGATGCCCTTACAGAAGCAAGTGTAAAAACAGCATTGGAGCAGTTGAGAAAGGGGAAGACCACGCTGGTTATCGCACACCGCTTATCAACAATACTCGATGCTGATCGAATCCTGGTGGTTGGAAAGAATGGTGAGCTTGTAGAGGAGGGTACGGTTTCACAACTCATTGATCAACGTGGGCTGTTCTCTGAAATGTATAAAGCCCAGTATGATGAGAGGTTCTTTGAAATACGGGAGAGGTCGAATTGTATTTATCCTTCCCTTCAATAA
- a CDS encoding sigma-70 family RNA polymerase sigma factor, which translates to MTPSDAILMQRIVARDQEAFAILFARYQAQVTENLRWVTRDPIAADDLTQEVFLRVWNRADQWSGQGSFRGWLFRIARNLSLNQLRSQSRRREQPLEMPSLYDEEDEEQPVPGWMIDRAALGPDVQLERTEQRRILQALIDALPEEKREIFQMVYEEDVALREVAERLAIPEGTVKSRLFHARKQLAEAWGRRYGRG; encoded by the coding sequence TTGACACCATCGGACGCGATTTTGATGCAGCGAATTGTGGCGCGGGATCAAGAAGCTTTTGCAATTCTGTTTGCGCGCTATCAGGCACAGGTGACCGAGAATCTGCGTTGGGTGACGCGCGATCCAATCGCAGCAGATGATTTGACACAGGAGGTTTTTCTCAGAGTTTGGAATCGGGCCGATCAATGGTCGGGGCAAGGGTCTTTTAGGGGGTGGCTGTTTCGGATTGCGAGAAATCTGTCGCTGAATCAATTGCGAAGCCAAAGTCGCCGCCGCGAACAGCCTCTTGAAATGCCTTCGCTTTACGATGAGGAGGATGAAGAGCAACCCGTTCCGGGGTGGATGATCGATCGGGCTGCACTGGGACCCGATGTGCAATTAGAACGCACTGAACAACGGCGCATTTTGCAGGCTTTGATCGATGCGTTGCCAGAGGAAAAACGCGAGATATTTCAGATGGTGTACGAAGAAGATGTGGCGCTTCGAGAGGTTGCTGAACGGCTGGCGATTCCAGAAGGTACGGTGAAATCGCGGCTGTTCCACGCGCGCAAGCAACTCGCAGAGGCATGGGGGCGGAGGTATGGGAGGGGGTAA
- the nadC gene encoding carboxylating nicotinate-nucleotide diphosphorylase, which produces MPVIERALIEDVGDGDITTKWTVPLTKQAKAKIIARADGVIAGLDVARWVFEAVEEAIVFEAYVEDGERVADGDILAEVSGPARGLLTGERVALNFLQRMSGIATMTAQFVDAIKGTQTRILDTRKTAPGLRLLDKYAVSTGGGVNHRVGLFDMVLMKENHIEAADGIGPALLSVWKGMDFEGREVPVEVEVETLSELDEVLVLGADRVMLDNMSLDEMCESVEKVRKLKGKRPELEASGNVSLDSVRAIAETGVDLISVGALTHSVKALDISMLFR; this is translated from the coding sequence ATGCCAGTGATCGAGCGGGCACTGATAGAAGATGTGGGGGATGGGGATATTACGACAAAATGGACCGTGCCATTGACAAAGCAGGCGAAGGCGAAAATTATTGCGAGGGCAGATGGCGTGATTGCGGGATTGGATGTGGCGCGATGGGTATTTGAAGCCGTAGAAGAAGCGATTGTATTTGAGGCATATGTCGAAGATGGCGAGCGCGTTGCGGATGGCGATATTTTGGCTGAGGTTTCTGGTCCTGCGCGTGGGCTGTTGACAGGCGAGCGCGTCGCGTTGAATTTTTTGCAGCGCATGTCGGGGATTGCTACCATGACGGCACAATTTGTAGATGCCATAAAAGGGACACAGACGCGGATTCTGGATACGCGCAAGACCGCGCCGGGATTGCGATTATTAGACAAATATGCTGTCTCTACAGGCGGTGGTGTGAATCATCGGGTGGGGTTGTTCGATATGGTGCTGATGAAGGAGAATCACATTGAGGCGGCGGATGGCATTGGACCGGCACTGCTTTCGGTGTGGAAGGGGATGGATTTTGAAGGCCGAGAAGTGCCCGTGGAGGTGGAGGTGGAAACGCTTTCGGAACTCGATGAGGTTCTCGTTTTAGGGGCAGATCGCGTGATGTTAGACAATATGAGCCTGGATGAAATGTGTGAATCTGTGGAAAAGGTGCGAAAATTAAAAGGCAAAAGACCTGAGTTGGAAGCCTCGGGCAATGTGTCCTTAGATAGCGTGCGGGCAATTGCAGAAACAGGCGTGGATCTTATTTCAGTGGGTGCGCTTACACATTCGGTTAAGGCACTGGATATCAGTATGTTGTTCCGATAG